The genomic stretch GAAGCGGAAAACTTCTCGCGATCGACAGCCAAAGCGCCTCCGGCCGGTACTGCAACCTGATCTGCCACTCGCATAAGTAGCGAATCTAAGCGGCGCATTTCTTCTTTGAGCAATCCGGCGGCATTCTCTAATCCTGCGCCTTTAAGTGAATTGCTGCAGACCAATTCGGCAAAACAATCCGTATGATGGGCCGGCGTCGTCTTTATGGGCCTCATCTCATAAAGCTCAACTTCTATTCCGTGGCGAGCAATCTGCCAGGCAGCTTCTGCACCGGCTAGACCTGCTCCGATTACTTTAATAGATGGCATATTATTCTGCTTGCTCCTCTACTTGCTTGTCATAGCGGCATTCCGTATTCGTGCAGGCGTATCTTTTTCCTTGCTTTGATGTCTTGACTACCATTAAACCTCCACATTTGGGGCAGGGCTCAGAAGCCGGTAACTCCCATGAAACAAACTCACACTCGGGGTAGGTACTACAGCCATAGAACTTTCTGCCTTTTTTGCTGCGTCGAATGACTAAAGGATTACCGCAGTTAGGGCATTTTGTTCCGACCTCTTCCAAGAGCGGCTTGGTATTTCGGCATTCCGGGAAGCCCGGGCAAGCCAAAAACTTTCCATAGCGACCCATTTTGATGACCATATTGCGACCGCAATTTTCGCAGATTTCATCGGAAACCTTGTCTTCGATTTGCACTTTACTCATGCTTTGTTCGGCTTCCTCCAAGGACACCGCGAAGGGGCCGTAAAAATCCCGAATAACATCTTTCCAAGGTAAGGTCCCTTCCTCAATATCATCCAGCTTCTCTTCCAGATTCGCCGTAAATTCCAAATCTACAATTTCCGGAAAATACTCTTTTAAAATGGTAACGATGATATCCCCTAACTCAGTAGGTGAAAGTTGTTTTCCTTCCTTAGCCACATAGCCTCTTGATAGGATCGTTTCAATAGTAGGAGCGTAGGTACTGGGGCGACCAATTCCCTCTTCTTCCATCTTACGCACCAGTGATGCTTCCGTATATTTCGGGGGCGGTTCAGTGAAATGCTGCTTCTCCTGAAGGTTAGCTACACTAAGCTTCTCGTTAGCCTGGATATTGGCTGCGAGAGTTCCTTCTTGCTGCTCTTCATTTTCATCTTGCGCCTCTTCATAAACGGCCAGATATCCCGGAAAACGTACCGTGGAGGCATTAGCACGAAATAGGTATCCTCCAGCCTCTATCTCAACAGTGAGGGTATCAACTAAAGCAACACTCATTTGACTTGCTAAGAAACGCTCCCATACCAAACGATAGAGACGCAGTTGATCTCTTGATAGATATTCTTTTAATGAATCTGGAGTTCTCAATACAGATGTAGGGCGGATGGCCTCATGAGCTTCTTGAGCTCGGCCCTTGCTTTTAAACTGTCGAGGTTCAGGAGGATAATAATCCATGCCATACTGATCGAGAATAAACTCCTTCGCTTCGCCTTGAGCTAGCTCGGAGATTCTAACGGAGTCAGTACGCATATAGGTAATCAAACCAATGCTTCCGGACTTACCTAAATCGATACCCTCGTAAAGCTGTTGGGCAAGCATCATGGTCCGCTTAGGTGACATATTGAGCTTACGATGAGCTTCCTGCTGTAAGCTGCTTGTGATAAAGGGCGGTGATGGTTGTTTTTTCTTCTCCTTCGTCCGCACTTCTTGCACTTGAAAGGATTGATTCCCCAGATCTTGGAGAACTTTCTTCATTTCTTCTTCCGAGGAAATCGTTAGCTTCTGATTCTGTTTCTTGACAAGCTTTGCGGAGAATACCCCACCCGCACTTGCTAAGGAAGCCGTCAGGCTCCAATACTCCACGGGGATAAAGTTCGTAATCTCCTCCTCGCGATCGCAGACAAGGCGAACGGCCACCGATTGAACCCGTCCCGCACTAAGCCCCTTTTTCACTTTTCTCCAAAGTAGAGGGCTCAATTGATACCCCACCAAACGATCCAAAACACGACGTGCTTGTTGAGCATCCACCTTGCTGGAATCGATCTGCCGAGGTTGTTTAATTGCGGCTGTAATTGCCGGTTTTGTAATCTCATGAAATTCAATACGGCACTTCTCTGTTAGATCTAGGCCAAGCAAATGCCCCAAATGCCAAGCAATTGCCTCTCCCTCACGGTCAGGGTCAGAAGCCAAAAGGATCCTATCGGCATTTTTGGCAGCAGCCCGTAGCTCCTTAATTAGATCTCCACGACCTCGGATAGCAATATATTTCGGTTCAAAGTCATTATCTACGTCTACACCCATTTGGCTTTTCGGCAAATCCCGCAAATGTCCCATGGATGCTTTAACCGTATAGTTATTGCTCAAAAATTTACTTATAGATTTGGCCTTAGCCGGAGATTCCACAATTACAAGTGTTTTAGCCATACATCACCTCAAGAAATTATCGCCGTTTAAACGAATTATACAATTCATATCACAAGCACAGCTTTAAATCAACTACATTGCTCTTGATTTGAAGCTGTCACACGCATAAACTAGCCTAATATTATCTTCTTTTCCATAGTATGTCTAGCTCTTATAAGCTAATACATAAAGCTGTCCGGGAAGTTGCTCTATTCTCCCCGCCAGTTGGAGCTCAAGTAATACCAAGGGAATCTGTTCTGGAGCAATCTCCGAATTCAACATGATCTGATCGATATGACACGGTATATCGCTCAGCATTCCCAGGATTTTTTCCTGCTCGCGGCTTATTTGTGGTTCTCTCTTGTCTTGCCCATTATTTGTCGACTCGATACTTTTTGTTTCTTTATTGGTACTAGAGTCTCTCCCCTCGGCAAAGGCGGGAATCTCTGAACAAATATCTTGGAAACCTTCAATTAACTTGGCGCCTTGTCGAATAAGATGGTTGGGTCCTTTGCTCACCTGACTAAATATGGGTCCAGGCACAGCAAAAACCTCGCGACCCTGCTCTAAGGCAAAGTCAACCGTAATTAATGCTCCGCTTTTCAGTGCTGCTTCAACGACGACAACTCCACGCGACATGCCACTAATTAATCGATTGCGCACAGGGAACAGCTGCGGCTCAGGAGGCGTCTCAGGAGCAAATTCACTCCAGAGAACACCATGGTTCGCCATGATCTCTTCGGCAAGCTTTTGGTTTTCTGGCGGGTACATAAAACTAAGGCCACATCCCATAACCGCCCAAGTTATTCCTTGCCCGGCTAGAGCTCCTCGATGAGCAGCTGTATCAATACCTCTAGCCAGACCGCTGACCACGATGATTCCTTCTTCCGCTATTTCTTTGGCCAGTGCCTCAGCTGCCGCTCTTCCGTATGGTGTAGCCTTGCGTGCTCCGACAATCGCTAGGGACTCCTTGCCGGCAGATAATTGACCTTTATAATAAAGAAGCGGTGGGGCATCCGCTAGCTGGCGCAATAACGCAGGATAACCATTCTCTTCCGGAATCACTATATTAATTCCTTGAGCATGAAGTCGCGCTTCAACTTCACTTGGGTCCAACACCTTGCGTTTTTGGCTAATCTTTTGCAACCAGGGCTCTTCCTTGCTCCACGGGTCTTCTTCTAAATGATGCCAAGCATTGCAAGCATTACCGAAACGAGCAATAAGTTGACGCAGCTTACCGCTGCCAATGCCTTGTATCGAATGGAGCATTGCACGAATACGCTTTTCCTCAGCAAGTGCATCTTGGAAAACATCGCTATCTCTATCCATCTCAAGATTCTTCACCAAAGCATCCCTCCCCGTCGTCCATCATTTCGCGACTTTGGAGGAATTTTCCTGCGTGGCTTTAGGCAAATCTCCTTCTCCTTCTATTCTTTTCCTAAAAATATATAATGTTATACTATACCGATTAAACTATCTACTTTCTGATACGTATAAAAAAGAGTGCCGCAACCATCTCATTAGATAGCGCGGCACTCGATTATTTGGAATATCTGAGTTCTTGAATATAATTATTTTGCAGCTTTAGCAGCATCAACAATAGCCTTAACATATCCAGCAGTATCAGCTAAGGTGGAGCCAGTTACTGTGTCAACAGGCATTTTTTCTGCAGGTGTAGAGGTAAGAACACCTTCTAATTCAGTGATGGTTTTTCCTTCGCAGAATTCTACAATGGCATTGAAGTTATCAGCATAGGCAACAGTAGATCCAGCTTTTTCTTTCATGTTGTTGCTATAGTAGTCATTGTTGACAATTTTAGAAGCCAGCACTTGAGCAGGATCTTTGTAGTTTTTAGCTGCGAGGCCTTCGCTATTAGCAAGACCTGTAGCCTTATCAGCAGGCATGAATTGATACTCGTCAAGGGAAACCCCAACGATTTTATCACCTTGAACAGCAACAACAGCAATAGTTACTGCATTGGAACCATGAGCAGCAGCATCCACACGTCCCATTTTAATAGGCTCTACGGCAGCTGGCGGGTTAGTAGCGGTAGCTGAAGGAGCTTGGGAACAACCTGCAAGTCCGACCAATAAACCTAATGAAAGTACAACACCCAAAACCTTTTTCATTTCTTTTCCTCCCAATTCTTGAGTACAGTTTTATATTTTTAGCTTAATAGCTAAAATTTTACCAAGTAGCTTTTGACCCGTGAAAAGACACACATCTTTACTCTCGCGTATCAAATTGCGCACACAATAATTGTCGCCAACAAGTATCACTTAAAAAAATGACTTGTTTGGCATAATTATACCCCCACAAGCACATTGTAAGGACTATCTTTATCGAGTACTTTTGCATTATAAAATATCGTACTTCTCTATGTCAATACTATTTCTGAATTTAAATAAAAATAATTCTCATTTACTAGCAAAATTTTCTAAAGTTGATAGATTTGCTCAATGGGTACTGATAACACTTATGTGTAGCCTAATCTAGGTTGTAGCTAATTTGTGCAATGCCAACACAACCATGCTTGCTAAAACAGCATAATCCTCTGTGGGCAGAATCGATCCCGCCGATCGATCAAAGAGAATATTACCTGAGGCCGAAAACTCCTCATCCCCTTCCCATAGGACCATGGTAACGGGAACCTTAGGGAATACTTCAACAGAGACTGCAACATCTCCCAACGAGACAGGTACTCCGCCTATTTTGCACGCAGCTTCCACTAAGCTTTTGGGACGGTGACCGAAGGACTTTACTAAGGGATTAATCGCTCGGTTGGTAAAGGGCTGAGTATAGATACTTCCACCCGGAAGCTCTTTATAGGTTATATATTGGCCAGTTTGCATGGCAAGCGAGCGATTTACCAAATAATGAAGGATAAGGATTTGAGCAGGTACGGATATTTCTCCCTCCCCTGATGTGTTTGCGAAAAACTGACCTGATGGATAGTCTACAGAGAATTTCCGGCCAAGAAAATCGATCTTTATCCTATTCCCATCGATTGGATAACCCGAGTACTCCGCTATATCCTCAAGGGTTATCTCGTGGAATTTGGCTAAAGCAACATCATGGGCAGCTGTATAATCCATTCCCTTTCCTCCTTCGGACACTCGTTTGCCTTTTTCTTATGGCATCATAGAGTGTTAATTTTTATTAACTCTCTAATTCTTGCACACCTAGCGTTTTTCCTTCTAAATAATTTAGGCGTTTCTATCTTACTTCACCCTAAGCTACGATACGTAGTTTGCATCAATAAAGCATCGACTTCAAGGTTGGGGCTTTCACAAATCACTAATCCTTCTACCCCGAAGGTGTGAAGTGCTTTTATCAATTCCGGATAGCGAAAATCCGCTTCAGCCAAGACTAAATGCTTCTTTTCGCCCTTTAGTCCGTAATCGATACCCGAAACATGAAAATGCGCATTCTTCACCCATTGGTCGCCAAGAGCTTGAGCGGTTTCTTCGAGAACCTGACAAAACTCATCATAAGTATTAATCTTTCCATTGCTGCGTGCATAGAGATGGCTGATATCAATACAAGGGAGTACTCCGGGCACCTCTTGGGCCAAGTTCAAAACTTCCCGAAGGGTACCTAGCTGTGAGGGTTTCCCTGTCGTCTCCGGTCTTAATATAATTTCGTTACCCTCAACATCTAGAATCTCACGAACTTTCATGAGTTCGCCTGCTGTTCGCTCTAAAACCACCTGGGGATCATCATCATGGTAAAAAGCTGGATGAAAAACCACGCTTCTTACGCCTAGGATCTTACTAATCCGTGCACTATGCAGAAGGCGATCGCGGCTGGCCTTTACCTTTTCCGGTTCTCGTGAATTGAAGTTAATCCAGTATGGACCATGGCAGCTTAAAGCAACATTCTCTTCAAGCGCTATCTTGGCAATTTTGCTAGCCTTCTCTTCTCCCATCCGGACACCATGAACAAATTCTATTTCCATGGCATCCAGTTTAAGCTCTCGGACTCTCTTCACCCCTGCTTCCGTCGAACGTACCCGGGCCGATATAGGAACGCCGGCCGTCCCAAATAACAATGGCACAAATATCCCCCCCTCATTCGTTTCCTATTTCAATCGCTTAGGTTTCCCCTAGGATACCATGTTCTAACCAATGCAGCCAAATTTTTGATAATTCATATATGATGAAAACAACATTTAGCTTCACATAAAATTTGCTCTAATGACACAAACTAGAGTTACTTGCTGAAGTGCAAGACATCTTTTTTTGCCCCGAGATGAAAGGAGGAATCTAGATGTCCAGACGCCGCAGTACTATGTCCGATAACCTTAAACAACAAATCGCTCAAGAGCTTGGATTTTCGGATACCTTAAAACAAGAGGGTTTCAGCGGAGTTTCTTCCAAAAATTGTGGTAACATGGTAAAAAAAGCGATTGAGATTGCCGAGCGCAATATGTCCGGTCGTATGTCCTGATTGTTATAGAAGGTAAGTAAGCGAAAGGGATTAACTCGCATTATAGAGTTAATCCCTTCTCAGTAGTTTCATCTCCTTTTAGGCTAATGAAAATCCACTTCAATCGTACGGGCTGCAGGATGGCGATCCTTAAGAAAGGACAACTCTAATACCCCATTTTTATAACTAGCATGCGCCCCATCGGCTTTAACCACTGCCGGAAGGGTT from Desulfitobacterium dichloroeliminans LMG P-21439 encodes the following:
- the topA gene encoding type I DNA topoisomerase yields the protein MAKTLVIVESPAKAKSISKFLSNNYTVKASMGHLRDLPKSQMGVDVDNDFEPKYIAIRGRGDLIKELRAAAKNADRILLASDPDREGEAIAWHLGHLLGLDLTEKCRIEFHEITKPAITAAIKQPRQIDSSKVDAQQARRVLDRLVGYQLSPLLWRKVKKGLSAGRVQSVAVRLVCDREEEITNFIPVEYWSLTASLASAGGVFSAKLVKKQNQKLTISSEEEMKKVLQDLGNQSFQVQEVRTKEKKKQPSPPFITSSLQQEAHRKLNMSPKRTMMLAQQLYEGIDLGKSGSIGLITYMRTDSVRISELAQGEAKEFILDQYGMDYYPPEPRQFKSKGRAQEAHEAIRPTSVLRTPDSLKEYLSRDQLRLYRLVWERFLASQMSVALVDTLTVEIEAGGYLFRANASTVRFPGYLAVYEEAQDENEEQQEGTLAANIQANEKLSVANLQEKQHFTEPPPKYTEASLVRKMEEEGIGRPSTYAPTIETILSRGYVAKEGKQLSPTELGDIIVTILKEYFPEIVDLEFTANLEEKLDDIEEGTLPWKDVIRDFYGPFAVSLEEAEQSMSKVQIEDKVSDEICENCGRNMVIKMGRYGKFLACPGFPECRNTKPLLEEVGTKCPNCGNPLVIRRSKKGRKFYGCSTYPECEFVSWELPASEPCPKCGGLMVVKTSKQGKRYACTNTECRYDKQVEEQAE
- the dprA gene encoding DNA-processing protein DprA produces the protein MDRDSDVFQDALAEEKRIRAMLHSIQGIGSGKLRQLIARFGNACNAWHHLEEDPWSKEEPWLQKISQKRKVLDPSEVEARLHAQGINIVIPEENGYPALLRQLADAPPLLYYKGQLSAGKESLAIVGARKATPYGRAAAEALAKEIAEEGIIVVSGLARGIDTAAHRGALAGQGITWAVMGCGLSFMYPPENQKLAEEIMANHGVLWSEFAPETPPEPQLFPVRNRLISGMSRGVVVVEAALKSGALITVDFALEQGREVFAVPGPIFSQVSKGPNHLIRQGAKLIEGFQDICSEIPAFAEGRDSSTNKETKSIESTNNGQDKREPQISREQEKILGMLSDIPCHIDQIMLNSEIAPEQIPLVLLELQLAGRIEQLPGQLYVLAYKS
- a CDS encoding DUF3786 domain-containing protein, coding for MDYTAAHDVALAKFHEITLEDIAEYSGYPIDGNRIKIDFLGRKFSVDYPSGQFFANTSGEGEISVPAQILILHYLVNRSLAMQTGQYITYKELPGGSIYTQPFTNRAINPLVKSFGHRPKSLVEAACKIGGVPVSLGDVAVSVEVFPKVPVTMVLWEGDEEFSASGNILFDRSAGSILPTEDYAVLASMVVLALHKLATT
- a CDS encoding TIM barrel protein yields the protein MPLLFGTAGVPISARVRSTEAGVKRVRELKLDAMEIEFVHGVRMGEEKASKIAKIALEENVALSCHGPYWINFNSREPEKVKASRDRLLHSARISKILGVRSVVFHPAFYHDDDPQVVLERTAGELMKVREILDVEGNEIILRPETTGKPSQLGTLREVLNLAQEVPGVLPCIDISHLYARSNGKINTYDEFCQVLEETAQALGDQWVKNAHFHVSGIDYGLKGEKKHLVLAEADFRYPELIKALHTFGVEGLVICESPNLEVDALLMQTTYRSLG
- a CDS encoding small, acid-soluble spore protein, alpha/beta type, which produces MSRRRSTMSDNLKQQIAQELGFSDTLKQEGFSGVSSKNCGNMVKKAIEIAERNMSGRMS